A single genomic interval of Zingiber officinale cultivar Zhangliang chromosome 4A, Zo_v1.1, whole genome shotgun sequence harbors:
- the LOC121970287 gene encoding uncharacterized protein LOC121970287 isoform X1, with product MIKQIPKYAKFLKDLCVHKKKLKGNELISMGKNVSALLQTVPQKCEDPGVFTVPCEIGSNLFKDAMLDLGASINVMPKSVFQTLGIGPLQPTGVVIQLADRSQTHPAGVIEDVLVKVRELIFPADFYILDMEGDYLASRSPLILGRPFLKTARTKIDVHAGTLSMEIGDTVVQFSIFDAMKHPREDHSILSLDISEELDIGDFFSVIDSDSEVAEGGIGDFLFSEEEDISALGVDDESCGVYPSERNNLCAGDCLGEALSLGSPREEKLCVGDCLGEALPLGSLSVDQTQDELKPLPPHLKYAYLGENQQLPVIIAQNLEPEQESRLLEILRQHKKAIGWTLADIPGISPSICMHRIYLEEDVKPVRQPQRRLNPLILDVVKKEVTRLLQAGIIYPISDSKWVSPIHVVPKKSGVTVVTNEENELVPTRVKNSWRVCVDYRKLKQASRKDHYPLPFIDQMLERLAGKSHYCFLDGYTGYFQICINPEDQEKTTFTCPFGTFAYRRMPFGLCNAPGTFQRCMH from the exons ATGATCAAGCAAATTCCAAAATATGCAAAATTTTTGAAGGATCTTTGTGTGCACAAGAAGAAATTGAAGGGGAATGAGTTAATTAGCATGGGAAAGAATGTGTCTGCACTTCTTCAAACAGTTCCTCAGAAATGCGAAGATCCTGGAGTTTTTACGGTTCCTTGTGAGATTGGGAGTAATCTATTTAAAGATGCCATGCTGGATTTGGGAGCTTCAATTAATGTGATGCCAAAATCAGTTTTTCAAACTTTAGGCATTGGACCATTACAACCTACAGGAGTAGTCATTCAGTTAGCTGACCGCAGTCAGACTCACCCAGCTGGAGTTATTGAAGATGTATTGGTGAAAGTGAGAGAACTTATCTTTCCTGCAGACTTTTATATCCTTGACATGGAGGGAGACTATCTGGCCAGTAGATCTCCACTCATTCTAGGACGACCATTTTTGAAGACTGCAAGGACCAAGATTGATGTTCATGCGGGCACACTTTCTATGGAGATAGGAGACACAGTGGTCCAATTCAGTATTTTTGACGCTATGAAACATCCTAGAGAGGATCATTCAATTCTTAGTTTGGATATTTCAGAGGAGCTAGATATTGGAGATTTCTTTTCAGTGATTGATTCAGATTCAGAAGTTGCAGAGGGTGGTATAGGTGATTTTTTGTTTTCAGAAGAGGAGGATATTTCAGCCTTGGGTGTGGATGATGAGTCTTGTGGAGTATATCCGAGTGAGAGAAATAATTTATGCGcaggggattgcttaggagaagctctATCCCTAGGATCGCCCAGAGAAGAGAAAttatgcgtaggggattgcttaggagaagcatTACCCCTAGGATCGCTTTCAGTTGACCAGACACAAGATGAGTTGAAGCCATTGCCGCCACACTTGAAGTATGCTTATTTAGGAGAGAACCAGCAGCTACCTGTCATCATTGCTCAGAATCTAGAACCAGAACAAGAAAGCAGATTATTAGAGATTTTGAGGCAGCACAAGAAGGCCATTGGATGGACTTTAGCAGATATTCCTGGTATCAGTCCTTCTATTTGCATGCACAGGATTTATTTGGAGGAGGATGTGAAACCAGTGAGACAGCCCCAGAGGAGACTTAACCCACTGATCCTTGATGTAGTAAAGAAAGAGGTGACTAGACTTCTACAGGCAGGTatcatttaccctatttctgACAGTAAGTGGGTAAGTCCCATCCATGTGGTTCCAAAGAAATCAGGGGTGACAGTTGTGACTAATGAAGAGAATGAGTTAGTGCCCACCAGAGTGAAAAATTCTTGGAGAGTTTGTGTGGATTATAGGAAGTTGAAACAAGCAAGTAGAAAGGACCACTACCCCCTACCTTttattgaccagatgttggaaaGACTAGCGGGGAAATCGCATTATTGCTTCCTAGATGGATACACTGGATATTTTCAGATTTGCATCAACCCAGAGGATCAGGAGAAGACCACCTTCACTTGCCCTTTCGGTACATTTGCCTACAGACGGATGCCATTTGGATTATGCAACGCTCCAGGAACTTTTCAGCGATGCATG cATTGA
- the LOC121970287 gene encoding uncharacterized protein LOC121970287 isoform X2 yields MIKQIPKYAKFLKDLCVHKKKLKGNELISMGKNVSALLQTVPQKCEDPGVFTVPCEIGSNLFKDAMLDLGASINVMPKSVFQTLGIGPLQPTGVVIQLADRSQTHPAGVIEDVLVKVRELIFPADFYILDMEGDYLASRSPLILGRPFLKTARTKIDVHAGTLSMEIGDTVVQFSIFDAMKHPREDHSILSLDISEELDIGDFFSVIDSDSEVAEGGIGDFLFSEEEDISALGVDDESCGVYPSERNNLCAGDCLGEALSLGSPREEKLCVGDCLGEALPLGSLSVDQTQDELKPLPPHLKYAYLGENQQLPVIIAQNLEPEQESRLLEILRQHKKAIGWTLADIPGISPSICMHRIYLEEDVKPVRQPQRRLNPLILDVVKKEVTRLLQAGIIYPISDSKWVSPIHVVPKKSGVTVVTNEENELVPTRVKNSWRVCVDYRKLKQASRKDHYPLPFIDQMLERLAGKSHYCFLDGYTGYFQICINPEDQEKTTFTCPFGTFAYRRMPFGLCNAPGTFQRCME; encoded by the coding sequence ATGATCAAGCAAATTCCAAAATATGCAAAATTTTTGAAGGATCTTTGTGTGCACAAGAAGAAATTGAAGGGGAATGAGTTAATTAGCATGGGAAAGAATGTGTCTGCACTTCTTCAAACAGTTCCTCAGAAATGCGAAGATCCTGGAGTTTTTACGGTTCCTTGTGAGATTGGGAGTAATCTATTTAAAGATGCCATGCTGGATTTGGGAGCTTCAATTAATGTGATGCCAAAATCAGTTTTTCAAACTTTAGGCATTGGACCATTACAACCTACAGGAGTAGTCATTCAGTTAGCTGACCGCAGTCAGACTCACCCAGCTGGAGTTATTGAAGATGTATTGGTGAAAGTGAGAGAACTTATCTTTCCTGCAGACTTTTATATCCTTGACATGGAGGGAGACTATCTGGCCAGTAGATCTCCACTCATTCTAGGACGACCATTTTTGAAGACTGCAAGGACCAAGATTGATGTTCATGCGGGCACACTTTCTATGGAGATAGGAGACACAGTGGTCCAATTCAGTATTTTTGACGCTATGAAACATCCTAGAGAGGATCATTCAATTCTTAGTTTGGATATTTCAGAGGAGCTAGATATTGGAGATTTCTTTTCAGTGATTGATTCAGATTCAGAAGTTGCAGAGGGTGGTATAGGTGATTTTTTGTTTTCAGAAGAGGAGGATATTTCAGCCTTGGGTGTGGATGATGAGTCTTGTGGAGTATATCCGAGTGAGAGAAATAATTTATGCGcaggggattgcttaggagaagctctATCCCTAGGATCGCCCAGAGAAGAGAAAttatgcgtaggggattgcttaggagaagcatTACCCCTAGGATCGCTTTCAGTTGACCAGACACAAGATGAGTTGAAGCCATTGCCGCCACACTTGAAGTATGCTTATTTAGGAGAGAACCAGCAGCTACCTGTCATCATTGCTCAGAATCTAGAACCAGAACAAGAAAGCAGATTATTAGAGATTTTGAGGCAGCACAAGAAGGCCATTGGATGGACTTTAGCAGATATTCCTGGTATCAGTCCTTCTATTTGCATGCACAGGATTTATTTGGAGGAGGATGTGAAACCAGTGAGACAGCCCCAGAGGAGACTTAACCCACTGATCCTTGATGTAGTAAAGAAAGAGGTGACTAGACTTCTACAGGCAGGTatcatttaccctatttctgACAGTAAGTGGGTAAGTCCCATCCATGTGGTTCCAAAGAAATCAGGGGTGACAGTTGTGACTAATGAAGAGAATGAGTTAGTGCCCACCAGAGTGAAAAATTCTTGGAGAGTTTGTGTGGATTATAGGAAGTTGAAACAAGCAAGTAGAAAGGACCACTACCCCCTACCTTttattgaccagatgttggaaaGACTAGCGGGGAAATCGCATTATTGCTTCCTAGATGGATACACTGGATATTTTCAGATTTGCATCAACCCAGAGGATCAGGAGAAGACCACCTTCACTTGCCCTTTCGGTACATTTGCCTACAGACGGATGCCATTTGGATTATGCAACGCTCCAGGAACTTTTCAGCGATGCATG
- the LOC121970286 gene encoding uncharacterized protein LOC121970286, translating into MADHSRTMKELAAPDEAFKYSCITYPTLAGDFELRSGLIHLLPKYQGLSGEDPNRHLHEFHVVCLTMKPQGISEEDIKLRAFPFSLTGVAKDWLYYLPPGFITSWIDMKKAFLEKFFPASRTATIRKSICGIQQVVGETLYDYWERFKKLCSSCPQHQISEQLLVQYFYEGLLPMDRSMIDAAAGGALVNKTPEQARELISNMAENSQQFGSRALTTRGVGEVQMVSNEQKEIKNSLMELTTLVKQLALNNAIQPSVVPNMQFPCKSIVCSICSSQDHLSELCPNLHQDESLAAFSRAQFQQKDDPYSSTYNPGWRDHPNLKYGNSFYQHPSSNQHFSHNSSNFQQPQQGFQQHNQNFQQGFQHHYQPANQYQQSYQPYQQFQNQNQHYQSQNQNFQQAIPALPAPTRMSLTQGGSNNASNSDPQQARLEELMQQILQQQQNQERQIGQLASSINQIQAQGSSQLPSQTIPNPKGNVSALTLRSGRKISESSRGRAAAENFSEIQPSSFSNEELPEVQNVPVSSSNPIHIDPYGLEHSQGGGNLMPDFSSNSCPAEHFPAATPESSKSGNAGF; encoded by the coding sequence ATGGCTGATCATAGTAGGACAATGAAGGAGCTTGCAGCTCCTGATGAGGCTTTCAAGTATTCATGTATCACTTACCCAACTTTAGCTGGTGATTTTGAGCTGAGATCAGGGTTGATTCATTTGCTTCCCAAATATCAAGGATTATCTGGAGAAGACCCAAACAGACATTTGCATGAATTCCATGTGGTTTGTTTAACCATGAAGCCACAAGGGATTTCAGAAGAGGATATCAAGCTAAGGGCTTTTCCATTTTCACTTACGGGagtagcaaaagattggttgtattatttGCCACCGGGATTTATTACTTCATGGATTGATATGAAGAAGGCTTTCTTGGAGAAATTCTTTCCAGCCTCAAGGACTGCAACTATTAGGAAAAGCATATGTGGGATTCAGCAAGTGGTGGGAGAGACATTATATGACTATTGGGagagatttaagaaattatgttcAAGTTGTCCTCAACACCAAATCAGTGAGCAGTTACTAGTCCAATACTTCTATGAGGGTTTATTACCTATGGACAGAAGTATGATAGATGCAGCAGCCGGAGGAGCTTTAGTGAACAAAACTCCAGAACAAGCACGGGAGCTAATTTCAAACATGGCTGAAAATTCACAGCAATTTGGAAGTAGAGCACTCACTACTAGAGGAGTTGGTGAAGTTCAAATGGTTTCTAATGAACAAAAGGAGATAAAGAATTCATTGATGGAATTAACGACCTTGGTGAAACAATTAGCTTTGAACAATGCTATTCAACCTTCTGTTGTGCCGAATATGCAATTTCCATGTAAAAGCATAGTTTGTAGCATTTGTTCGAGTCAAGATCATCTTTCAGAACTTTGTCCAAATCTCCATCAAGATGAATCTTTGGCAGCATTCTCTAGAGCTCAGTTCCAACAAAAAGATGACCCATATTCATCTACATATAATCCGGGTTGGAGAGATCATCCAAATTTGAAGTATGGCAATTCATTCTATCAACATCCATCTTCAAATCAGCATTTCAGCCACAATTCCAGTAATTTCCAGCAACCTCAGCAAGGTTTCCAGCAGCATAATCAGAATTTCCAGCAAGGTTTTCAGCATCATTACCAACCTGCAAATCAATATCAGCAATCGTATCAGCCTTATCAGCAATTTCAGAATCAGAATCAGCATTATCAATCTCAAAATCAGAATTTCCAGCAAGCAATTCCAGCACTTCCAGCACCTACAAGGATGAGTTTAACTCAAGGAGGTTCCAATAATGCTTCAAATTCAGATCCACAGCAAGCTAGATTAGAGGAATTAATGCAGCAAATTCTTCAGCAGCAACAAAATCAGGAAAGGCAGATTGGGCAATTGGCTTCTAGCATTAATCAGATTCAAGCTCAGGGATCGAGTCAATTGCCATCTCAAACAATTCCGAATCCTAAAGGGAACGTTAGTGCATTAACTTTAAGGAGTGGGAGAAAAATTTCAGAATCTTCAAGAGGAAGAGCTGCTGCTGAAAATTTTTCAGAAATCCAGCCATCCAGTTTCAGCAATGAAGAACTTCCAGAAGTGCAGAATGTGCCAGTTTCAAGTTCTAATCCAATTCACATTGATCCATACGGTTTGGAACATTCACAAGGAGGTGGAAATCTGATGCCAGATTTTTCCAGCAACTCTTGTCCAGCTGAACATTTTCCAGCAGCAACTCCAGAAAGCAGCAAATCTGGAAATGCAGGATTTTAG